One stretch of Actinacidiphila sp. DG2A-62 DNA includes these proteins:
- the pstB gene encoding phosphate ABC transporter ATP-binding protein PstB translates to MSATDETVQLPPVPAGGPEGPAARPATLDAREVSAWFGDRKVLDRVSLTMPAKVVTALIGPSGCGKSTFLRILNRMHELVGSASLAGEVLLDGEDIYDRGRRITHARREIGMVFQKPNPFPAMSIYDNVLAGLKMNGVKASREERDDLVEECLAKAGLWKEVRDRLRQPGGALSGGQQQRLCIARSLAVRPKVLLMDEPCSALDPTSTRRIEQTIGELSQDVTIVIVTHNMQQAARVSDQCAFFLAEQGTPGVIVEHGPTATMFDHPQDPRTSDYVNGRFG, encoded by the coding sequence ATGTCAGCAACCGACGAGACCGTACAGCTGCCGCCCGTGCCCGCCGGGGGACCGGAGGGACCGGCGGCACGCCCCGCCACCCTGGACGCCCGCGAGGTGTCCGCCTGGTTCGGCGACCGCAAGGTCCTCGACCGGGTCTCGCTGACCATGCCGGCGAAGGTCGTCACCGCGCTCATCGGCCCCTCGGGCTGCGGCAAGTCGACCTTCCTGCGCATCCTGAACCGGATGCACGAGCTGGTCGGCTCCGCGTCCCTGGCCGGCGAGGTGCTGCTGGACGGCGAGGACATCTACGACCGCGGCCGCCGCATCACCCACGCCCGCCGCGAGATCGGCATGGTCTTCCAGAAGCCCAACCCGTTCCCCGCGATGTCCATCTACGACAACGTGCTGGCCGGCCTGAAGATGAACGGCGTCAAGGCGAGCCGGGAGGAGCGCGACGACCTGGTGGAGGAGTGCCTGGCCAAGGCGGGGCTGTGGAAGGAGGTGCGGGACCGGCTGCGGCAGCCGGGCGGCGCGCTCTCCGGCGGTCAGCAGCAGCGGCTGTGCATCGCCCGGTCCCTGGCGGTGCGGCCGAAGGTGCTGCTGATGGACGAGCCCTGCTCGGCGCTGGACCCGACCTCGACGCGGCGGATCGAGCAGACGATCGGCGAGCTGAGCCAGGACGTGACGATCGTGATCGTCACCCACAACATGCAGCAGGCGGCCCGTGTCTCCGACCAGTGCGCGTTCTTCCTCGCCGAGCAGGGGACGCCGGGCGTGATCGTCGAACACGGGCCCACCGCGACGATGTTCGACCACCCGCAGGACCCCCGTACCTCGGACTACGTCAACGGCCGCTTCGGCTGA
- a CDS encoding phospho-sugar mutase: MDDELLRRVTAWIAEDPDPRTRAELEALVAAGADAELAERFAGTLQFGTAGLRGALGGGPMRMNRAVVIRAAAGLAAYLGSRGGGLVVIGYDARHMSYDFARDTAAVVTGAGLTAALLPRPLPTPVLAYAIRRLGAAAGVMVTASHNPPQDNGYKVYLGDGSQIVPPADAEIAARIAAVGPLDEVPRAADGAWRVLGDDVLEAYLDRAAAVVRPGGPRELSVVYTPMHGVGMETLDAAFARAGFAAPLRVERQAAPDPDFPTVAFPNPEEPGAMDLAFATAREAAARAAADGSPAPDVVIANDPDADRCAAAVPDPAAEAGWRMLRGDELGALLAAHLVRTGAAEPGRDVFAASIVSSSLLSRIAAAAGLRHEDTLTGFKWIARVPGLRYGYEEALGYCVDPDGVRDKDGVTAALLVAELTAALKAEGRGLADLLDDLALAHGLHATDQLSVRVADLELIGAAMARLRARPPARLAGLDVTSAEDLREGVGGLPPTDGLRYRLAGQDVESARVVVRPSGTEPKLKCYLEVVVSPAAGLPAARETATGVLSALKADLAEAAGL; encoded by the coding sequence ATGGACGACGAGCTGCTGCGCCGGGTGACCGCCTGGATCGCGGAGGACCCCGACCCGCGGACCCGCGCGGAGCTGGAGGCCCTCGTCGCGGCCGGCGCGGACGCCGAGCTGGCCGAACGCTTCGCCGGCACGCTCCAGTTCGGCACCGCCGGCCTGCGCGGCGCGCTCGGCGGCGGCCCGATGCGGATGAACCGCGCGGTGGTGATCCGCGCCGCGGCCGGCCTGGCCGCGTACCTCGGGTCCCGCGGCGGCGGCCTGGTGGTGATCGGCTACGACGCGCGGCACATGTCGTACGACTTCGCGCGGGACACCGCCGCGGTGGTCACGGGCGCGGGCCTGACGGCGGCGCTGCTGCCGCGTCCGCTGCCGACGCCGGTGCTCGCGTACGCGATCCGGCGCCTGGGGGCCGCGGCCGGTGTGATGGTCACCGCGAGCCACAACCCGCCGCAGGACAACGGCTACAAGGTCTACCTCGGCGACGGCTCGCAGATCGTGCCGCCCGCCGACGCCGAGATCGCCGCGCGGATCGCGGCCGTCGGGCCGCTGGACGAGGTGCCGCGCGCGGCGGACGGCGCCTGGCGGGTGCTCGGCGACGACGTCCTGGAGGCGTACCTCGACCGGGCCGCGGCCGTGGTGCGCCCGGGCGGCCCCCGGGAGCTGTCCGTCGTCTACACGCCGATGCACGGCGTGGGCATGGAGACGCTGGACGCGGCCTTCGCGCGGGCCGGGTTCGCCGCGCCGCTGCGGGTGGAGCGGCAGGCCGCGCCCGACCCGGACTTCCCGACGGTGGCGTTCCCCAACCCCGAGGAGCCCGGCGCGATGGACCTGGCGTTCGCCACCGCGCGGGAGGCGGCGGCCCGCGCGGCCGCGGACGGCTCCCCCGCGCCGGACGTGGTGATCGCCAACGACCCGGACGCCGACCGCTGCGCCGCCGCCGTGCCCGACCCGGCCGCCGAGGCCGGCTGGCGGATGCTGCGCGGCGACGAGCTGGGCGCGCTGCTCGCCGCACACCTGGTGCGCACCGGGGCGGCCGAGCCGGGCCGGGACGTGTTCGCCGCGAGCATCGTGTCGTCCTCGCTGCTCTCGCGCATCGCCGCGGCAGCCGGGCTCCGCCACGAGGACACGCTGACCGGCTTCAAGTGGATCGCCCGGGTGCCGGGCCTGCGCTACGGCTACGAGGAGGCGCTCGGCTACTGCGTGGACCCGGACGGCGTCCGGGACAAGGACGGCGTGACGGCGGCGCTGCTGGTCGCCGAGCTGACCGCGGCGCTGAAGGCGGAGGGCCGCGGGCTCGCCGACCTGCTGGACGACCTGGCGCTCGCCCACGGCCTGCACGCCACCGACCAGCTCTCGGTGCGGGTCGCGGACCTGGAGCTGATCGGCGCGGCGATGGCCCGGCTGCGGGCGCGGCCCCCGGCCCGGCTGGCCGGCCTCGACGTCACCTCCGCGGAGGACCTGCGCGAGGGCGTGGGCGGCCTGCCGCCCACCGACGGCCTGCGCTACCGCCTGGCCGGCCAGGACGTCGAGTCGGCCCGCGTCGTGGTCCGCCCCTCCGGGACCGAGCCCAAGCTCAAGTGCTACCTGGAGGTCGTCGTCTCCCCCGCCGCCGGCCTCCCGGCGGCCCGCGAGACGGCGACCGGCGTCCTGTCCGCCCTGAAGGCCGACCTCGCCGAGGCGGCCGGACTCTGA